Proteins co-encoded in one Pseudophryne corroboree isolate aPseCor3 chromosome 1, aPseCor3.hap2, whole genome shotgun sequence genomic window:
- the ANKRD37 gene encoding ankyrin repeat domain-containing protein 37: protein MCSVFEYVTGGGACVPGCCCWGTGGGSESLRVVYVCEAVSSVVVLCLYRAETMELQRSSGECYNPSQLMQSGCAVNSPGDTLGQTPAHLAACGGQAFFLLWQLQTGVDINQQDLFGEALIHKAARSGSLQCLSLLVAHAARLDVCNREGYTAEDLALSGGFPECAKYLATVKHTQDTFSRARFSMHDLKETTSSVKRGQCNNVSAAHGKRRRSDGFM from the exons ATGTGCTCCGTGTTTGAGTACGTGACTGGGGGCGGGGcctgtgtccctggatgctgctgctggggaactggaggcggctcagagtcactcagagtagtgtatGTGTGTGAGGCTGTGAGCAGCGTAGTAGTGCTGTGCCTGTACCGTGCTGAGACGATGGAGCTACAGCGCAGCAGCGGAGAG TGTTACAACCCGAGCCAGCTGATGCAATCGGGCTGTGCAGTGAATTCTCCGGGGGATACCCTAGGACAGACCCCCGCACACCTGGCAGCATGTGGGGGACAAGCCTTCTTCCTGCTCTGGCAGCTGCAGACGGGAGTTGACATTAACCAGCAG GACCTCTTTGGAGAAGCTCTGATCCATAAAGCAGCACGTTCTGGTAGCTTACAGTGCCTCAGTTTGCTTGTGGCACATGCTGCCAGATTAGA TGTGTGTAACAGAGAAGGCTACACGGCTGAAGATCTCGCTTTGTCTGGCGGATTTCCAGAATGTGCAAAGTATCTCGCTACTGTAAAACACACGCAAGATACGTTTTCTAGAGCACGGTTTTCTATGCATGACTTAAAGGAGACAACGTCCAGTGTCAAGAGAGGACAATGTAACAATGTATCTGCTGCTCATGGGAAGAGAAGACGGTCTGACG GCTTCATGTAG